One window of the Clupea harengus chromosome 20, Ch_v2.0.2, whole genome shotgun sequence genome contains the following:
- the adma gene encoding adrenomedullin a → MTVLVWCVLSCFGVLTSARPRMDTAVTDTHRGSDGSDDLTNQTPGETLPFVRVQDIIDSLLIPRTSSPAVSWRLRLRRSKAPVSQSRRGGCSLGTCTVHDLAHRLSQLNNRLKITQAPRDKISPQGYGRRRRRRSAAPQRLLLRGQGLHLWPVWTRVLKHT, encoded by the exons ATGACTgtcctggtgtggtgtgtgttatcCTGCTTTGGGGTGCTGACATCAGCGAGACCACGAATGGATACAgctgtcactgacacacacag AGGATCTGATGGGAGTGATGATCTGACCAATCAGACGCCAGGAGAGACGCTGCCGTTTGTCAGAGTGCAAGACATCATAGACTCCCTGCTCATCCCCCGcaccag CTCTCCCGCAGTCAGCTggcggctgcggctgcggcgCTCGAAGGCTCCGGTGAGCCAGTCTCGGCGCGGGGGCTGCTCCCTGGGCACGTGTACGGTGCACGACCTGGCCCACCGCCTCAGCCAGCTCAACAACCGGCTCAAGATCACGCAGGCCCCCCGTGACAAGATCTCCCCCCAGGGCTacggccgccgccgccgccgccgctccGCGGCTCCACAGCGCCTCCTGCTGCGCGGGCAGGGACTCCACCTGTGGCCCGTCTGGACCAGGGTGCTCAAACAcacctga